The genomic window ACTTGCGGGCCTGCGGCAGCACGTTGCGCTCAAGGCTGCCGACGAAACCGTTGTACTTCCTGACCACCGTATCGACGGCCTTGCCGAGGTCGGAGACGTGGTTGCCCATGACGCGCAGGCGGTTGTAGAGGTCCTTCCCCATCTGGCCGATCAGCTCGGCCTGCTCGGCCAGCTTTTCCTGCTGCCAGACGTGGCTGACGGTGCGGGCGATGGCGATAAGGTTGGTGGGGGTGGCCAGCAGCACCCGGCGCTCGAAGGCGAAGTCCCACAGGTCCGGGTCCACTTCGAGCGCGGCGGTGACGAAATGCTCGCCGGGCACGAACATCACCACGAAATCCGCCGCCTTGCCGAACTGCCGCCAGTATTCCTTGCGGCCCAGCTGGTCCGCGTGGGTTTTGAGCGCCTTGGCGTGGGACAGCAGGTGGGCGTGGCGGGTGCCTTCGTCCGGCGCTTCGGCGGCGTCCAGAAACGCAACGAGGGAGGTCTTGGCATCCACGATCAGCTGGCGACCGCCAGGCAGGTTGATGATGGCATCGGGGCGCAGCGCGCCGTCCTCGCCTGTGTCCACATGCACTTCGGTCTGGAAGTCGACGTAAGCCGAGAGGCCCGCCATCTCCAGCACGTTGCGAAGCTGCTGCTCGCCCCAGCGGCCCCGCGCCTTGGGGCCGGACTTGAGCGCATGCACCAGCTTCTGCGTCTCCGCGCGCAGCTGGCCCTGATCGTTCAGCATGTGCTCGATCTGCTGCTTGAGGCTGCCATAGGCCTCAACGCGAGCCTTCTCCACCTCGCCCATGCCCTTCTCGTAGCGGGCGAGCGTGTCCTTCACCGGGTTCAGCAGCGCCTCAAGCTCGGCGCGGGTCTTGGCGAGGTCCGCCGACGAGCCCTCGCGGTGGCGCTTCATCGTCTCCTCGGCCATGCGCAGGAACTGCTGCTCGTTCTGCCGCAGCGCCGTCGCGGCCAGCGCCTCGAAA from Pedomonas mirosovicensis includes these protein-coding regions:
- the rmuC gene encoding DNA recombination protein RmuC, which produces MSALRAELAALRAERDALRAEKDRLAGEAADARARLAEAQAMERAAKARAEEIATEMDDTRDALEHERQERMALQTRLAAIEAQAQEREQAINTQIAQLTEVRGQLQKDFEALAATALRQNEQQFLRMAEETMKRHREGSSADLAKTRAELEALLNPVKDTLARYEKGMGEVEKARVEAYGSLKQQIEHMLNDQGQLRAETQKLVHALKSGPKARGRWGEQQLRNVLEMAGLSAYVDFQTEVHVDTGEDGALRPDAIINLPGGRQLIVDAKTSLVAFLDAAEAPDEGTRHAHLLSHAKALKTHADQLGRKEYWRQFGKAADFVVMFVPGEHFVTAALEVDPDLWDFAFERRVLLATPTNLIAIARTVSHVWQQEKLAEQAELIGQMGKDLYNRLRVMGNHVSDLGKAVDTVVRKYNGFVGSLERNVLPQARKFGELQFESQAEPLVALEPSEQAVRQPDRRGRDLTFDGDAPITAPPSLAALPRTEVTADAEE